Proteins found in one Flavobacterium channae genomic segment:
- a CDS encoding glycosyltransferase family 2 protein codes for MNLSIVIPLLNEQESLPELHNWIVKVMQSNNYSYEILFIDDGSTDSSWEVISNLSKENPNVKGIRFLRNYGKSQALHAGFAKAQGDVVITMDADLQDSPDEIPELYHLIMNDNFDLISGWKKKRYDSVVAKNIPSKLFNWAARKTSGVKLNDFNCGLKAYKNIVIKNIEVSGEMHRYIPVLAKNAGFGKIGEKVVIHQARKYGSSKFGMSRFINGFLDLITIWFLSTFGKRPMHLFGLLGSIMFAIGFLFAFYLGIDKLFINTTGRLITERPQFYLALTAMLIGTQLFLAGFLGEIILRTKNNEERYKISEEL; via the coding sequence ATGAATTTATCCATAGTTATCCCATTACTTAACGAACAAGAATCGTTACCAGAATTACACAACTGGATTGTAAAAGTCATGCAATCTAACAACTATTCGTATGAAATCCTTTTTATAGATGATGGTAGTACCGATAGTTCTTGGGAAGTAATTTCTAATTTATCGAAAGAAAATCCAAATGTAAAAGGAATTCGTTTTTTAAGAAATTACGGAAAATCGCAAGCTTTACATGCCGGATTTGCAAAAGCACAAGGTGATGTTGTTATTACTATGGATGCCGATTTACAAGATAGTCCAGACGAAATTCCAGAATTGTATCATTTAATTATGAACGACAATTTTGACTTAATTTCGGGTTGGAAGAAAAAACGTTACGATTCGGTTGTGGCGAAAAATATTCCGTCAAAATTATTCAATTGGGCCGCTCGAAAAACTTCTGGTGTTAAACTAAACGATTTCAATTGCGGATTAAAAGCGTATAAAAATATCGTAATTAAAAATATTGAAGTTTCTGGCGAAATGCATCGTTATATTCCGGTTTTGGCAAAAAATGCTGGATTTGGAAAAATTGGTGAAAAAGTAGTTATTCATCAAGCAAGAAAGTATGGAAGTTCTAAATTTGGAATGAGCCGTTTCATCAATGGGTTTTTGGATTTAATTACAATTTGGTTCCTTTCAACTTTTGGAAAACGACCAATGCACTTATTTGGACTATTAGGTTCTATTATGTTTGCCATCGGATTCCTTTTTGCTTTCTATTTAGGAATCGATAAATTATTCATCAACACTACCGGTCGATTGATTACCGAAAGACCTCAATTTTATTTAGCATTAACAGCAATGTTAATAGGAACACAATTGTTTTTAGCTGGATTTTTAGGAGAAATTATCCTAAGAACAAAAAACAACGAAGAACGTTACAAAATTTCAGAAGAATTATAA
- a CDS encoding phospho-sugar mutase: MHIEQDILNKVNEWLTPTFDEATQDAIKEMMTSAPKELEECFYKNLEFGTGGMRGVMGVGTNRINKYTLGKNTQGLSDYLHKSFPNEQLKVAIAYDCRHNSNTLAKVVADVFSANGIKVYLFSDMRPTPELSFAVRYLNCHAGIVLTASHNPPEYNGYKVYWQDGGQLVPPQDAEIIKVIEDLKYNDIKFEANNDLIQYIDTEVDEAFAKSTVENASFNTPSDAKANLKIVYTSLHGTSIKAIPNVLAKAGYTDVNIVPEQAEPNGDFPTVVSPNPEEPEALSMAIALAEKIGADMVVGTDPDSDRLGVAVRDLDGNIKLLNGNQTMVIMTAFLLEQWKRADKFKGNEFIGSTIVSTPMMLELASAYDVECKVGLTGFKWIAKFIKDFPNQKFIGGGEESFGYMVGDAVRDKDAVAAILLVSEIAAQAKASGSSLYQELLNLYVDFGFYKEHLISITKKGIEGANEIKQMMIDLRENPMKEINGQRVICIEDYQASKGKDFMNNEEFDILIPKSNVLIYYLEDGSKICARPSGTEPKIKFYFSVNGVLDNVENAKSVEKELDNKIAGIISAMKLN, encoded by the coding sequence ATGCACATCGAACAAGATATTTTAAACAAAGTAAACGAGTGGTTGACACCAACTTTTGACGAAGCTACTCAAGATGCTATTAAAGAAATGATGACTTCTGCTCCTAAAGAGCTAGAAGAATGTTTTTATAAAAACCTAGAGTTTGGAACAGGCGGAATGCGTGGTGTTATGGGTGTTGGAACAAATCGTATCAACAAATATACACTAGGTAAAAACACGCAAGGTTTATCGGATTATTTACACAAATCGTTTCCAAACGAACAATTAAAAGTGGCAATTGCTTACGATTGTCGCCACAACAGTAATACATTAGCTAAAGTGGTTGCTGATGTGTTTTCAGCAAACGGAATTAAAGTGTATTTGTTTTCGGATATGCGCCCAACTCCTGAATTATCATTTGCTGTTCGTTATTTGAATTGCCATGCAGGAATTGTTTTAACCGCTTCTCACAATCCACCAGAATACAATGGATACAAAGTATATTGGCAAGATGGAGGTCAATTAGTTCCGCCACAAGATGCAGAAATCATCAAAGTAATTGAAGATTTAAAATATAACGATATTAAATTTGAAGCTAATAACGATTTAATCCAATATATCGATACTGAAGTAGATGAAGCATTTGCAAAATCAACCGTTGAAAACGCAAGCTTTAATACGCCTTCTGATGCAAAAGCAAATTTAAAAATTGTTTATACTTCATTACACGGAACATCGATTAAAGCGATTCCAAACGTGTTAGCAAAAGCAGGTTATACTGATGTAAATATCGTTCCAGAACAAGCAGAACCTAATGGTGATTTCCCAACCGTAGTTTCTCCAAATCCAGAAGAACCAGAAGCGTTGTCAATGGCAATTGCTTTGGCAGAGAAAATTGGTGCGGATATGGTCGTAGGAACCGATCCAGATTCTGACCGTTTAGGTGTTGCGGTTCGTGATTTAGATGGAAACATCAAATTATTAAACGGAAACCAAACGATGGTTATCATGACTGCTTTCTTATTGGAACAATGGAAACGTGCTGATAAATTCAAAGGAAACGAATTCATTGGCTCAACTATAGTTTCTACTCCAATGATGTTGGAATTGGCTTCTGCTTATGATGTAGAATGCAAGGTTGGATTAACAGGTTTTAAATGGATTGCAAAATTCATTAAAGATTTTCCAAATCAGAAATTTATTGGAGGTGGTGAAGAAAGTTTTGGTTATATGGTTGGAGATGCTGTTCGTGATAAAGACGCAGTTGCTGCTATCTTATTAGTAAGTGAAATCGCGGCACAAGCAAAAGCTTCTGGAAGTTCGTTATATCAAGAATTATTGAATTTATATGTTGATTTTGGTTTCTATAAAGAACATTTAATTTCGATTACCAAAAAAGGAATTGAAGGTGCGAATGAAATCAAGCAAATGATGATTGATTTACGCGAAAATCCTATGAAAGAAATCAACGGACAACGTGTGATTTGCATTGAGGATTATCAAGCTTCTAAAGGAAAAGACTTCATGAATAATGAAGAATTTGATATTTTAATTCCAAAATCAAATGTTTTAATTTACTATTTGGAAGACGGAAGTAAAATCTGTGCAAGACCAAGTGGTACAGAGCCAAAAATAAAATTCTACTTTAGTGTTAATGGCGTTTTAGATAATGTTGAAAATGCAAAATCAGTAGAAAAAGAATTAGATAACAAAATTGCTGGTATCATTTCGGCAATGAAATTAAACTAA
- a CDS encoding ABC transporter ATP-binding protein: MDENLKKIIPFALKYKKDIVMNVFYNILYALFSTLSFIALIPMLDVLFKDAEKITEEPKLESIWEIAKYGNDYLYYYITKLTSESGAQYALLLVVSIIISTFLLKNLFNYLALNHLMLLKNGVLKDLRNKMFDKIISLPISYYSEKRKGDMMARMLGDVNEVRNSFFNILELVIKEPMTIVFTIGAMIAISFKLTLFVFIFIPISGFIISKIGKSLKAKSKKAQDENGYLISVVEETLGGLKVVKSYNAETSFTNKFNNSIQRLYRLTNSIGRKNNLSSPMSEFMGIVVIAILLWYGGNMVLVETFADGSPLLEGSKFIAYMGLAYNILTPAKAISKASYQVKSGLAAAERVFDVLEVENTITDKENAIIKTSFDTSITIEKINFKYEEENVLKNFSLEVPKGKTVALVGQSGSGKSTIANLLTRFYDVQEGSVKIDGINIKDMTLESLRHLMGLVTQDSILFNDTIKNNILLGKQDATDEEIIAALKVANAYEFVKDLPNGIETNIGDAGGKLSGGQKQRLSIARAVLKNPPIMILDEATSALDTESEKFVQVALENMMQNRTSIVIAHRLSTIQKADKIVVMQKGEIVEQGTHDELLALNGTYSKLVMMQSFE; the protein is encoded by the coding sequence ATGGACGAAAATTTAAAGAAAATAATTCCGTTTGCACTGAAGTATAAGAAAGACATTGTAATGAATGTTTTTTACAATATTCTTTACGCACTTTTTAGTACACTATCTTTTATTGCACTAATACCAATGTTAGATGTATTATTTAAAGATGCTGAAAAAATAACCGAAGAACCAAAACTTGAGTCTATTTGGGAAATTGCAAAATATGGAAATGATTATTTGTACTATTACATAACAAAACTAACTAGCGAAAGTGGTGCGCAATATGCATTACTTTTAGTAGTTTCTATAATCATATCTACATTTTTACTAAAAAATCTTTTTAACTATTTAGCATTAAACCATTTAATGTTGTTAAAAAATGGCGTTCTAAAAGATTTACGCAATAAAATGTTTGACAAAATTATTAGTCTTCCAATTTCCTATTATTCTGAAAAAAGAAAAGGAGATATGATGGCTAGAATGCTTGGTGATGTTAATGAAGTAAGAAATTCATTTTTCAACATTTTAGAGTTAGTTATCAAAGAACCAATGACAATTGTCTTCACTATTGGTGCTATGATTGCTATTAGCTTTAAATTAACACTTTTTGTATTCATTTTTATCCCAATTTCCGGATTCATCATTTCTAAAATAGGTAAAAGTCTAAAAGCAAAATCAAAAAAAGCGCAAGATGAAAATGGCTATTTAATTTCGGTAGTTGAAGAAACTTTGGGCGGATTAAAAGTGGTAAAGAGTTACAATGCTGAAACTAGCTTTACAAATAAATTCAATAATTCTATTCAAAGATTATATCGTTTAACAAATAGTATCGGAAGAAAAAACAACCTTTCTTCTCCAATGAGTGAATTCATGGGAATTGTGGTTATTGCTATTTTACTTTGGTATGGTGGAAATATGGTTTTGGTAGAAACTTTTGCAGATGGTTCTCCTCTTCTAGAAGGCTCTAAATTTATAGCTTATATGGGATTAGCTTACAACATTTTAACACCTGCAAAAGCAATCTCTAAAGCTTCTTATCAAGTTAAAAGTGGTTTAGCTGCTGCCGAACGTGTTTTTGATGTATTAGAAGTAGAAAACACTATTACTGATAAAGAAAATGCAATTATAAAAACTTCTTTTGACACTTCCATCACTATTGAAAAAATCAACTTTAAATACGAAGAAGAAAACGTACTTAAAAATTTCTCACTTGAAGTTCCAAAAGGAAAAACAGTAGCATTAGTTGGGCAATCAGGTTCTGGAAAAAGTACGATTGCTAATTTATTAACGCGTTTTTACGATGTTCAAGAAGGCAGCGTGAAAATCGATGGCATTAACATAAAAGACATGACATTAGAATCGTTACGTCATTTAATGGGATTGGTTACTCAGGATTCTATTTTGTTTAATGATACAATTAAAAACAATATTCTATTAGGCAAGCAAGACGCAACCGATGAAGAAATAATTGCAGCTTTAAAAGTGGCAAATGCTTACGAATTTGTAAAAGACTTACCAAACGGAATTGAAACGAATATTGGTGATGCTGGTGGCAAACTTTCGGGTGGACAAAAACAACGTTTATCGATTGCGAGAGCCGTTTTAAAAAATCCACCGATTATGATTTTAGATGAAGCCACTTCGGCTTTGGATACCGAAAGTGAAAAATTCGTTCAAGTGGCGTTAGAAAACATGATGCAAAACCGAACGTCAATTGTAATTGCGCACCGTTTATCTACGATTCAAAAAGCAGATAAAATTGTCGTAATGCAGAAAGGTGAAATCGTAGAACAAGGAACACACGACGAATTATTAGCTTTGAATGGAACATATTCGAAGTTAGTGATGATGCAAAGTTTCGAATAA
- a CDS encoding TonB-dependent receptor — translation MKNIFFVLFVGLFSLTVSAQKARVKGVILDEFNNPVENVTVKVGDKGTVTNENGFYILEIDANKKVTITFSHVSLKKITLEINLKPNEDFELNPVMNSKVEEFGEVLVTANSKKRIEGITTIDPVIIRTIPGANAGIENIIKTLPGVYSNNELSTSYAVRGGNYDENLVYVNEIEVYRPFLIRSGQQEGLSFTNTNMVQNVDFSAGGFQSKFGDKLSSVLDITYRNPKRFGASLEASLLGGSLTVEGVSKNQKWSNITGVRYRDNSLLVNSQETETNFRPTFFDVQTLLNFNASTKWNFSFLGNISQNRYNYQPLTRQTNFGTIDQPIALLVFYQGQEKDKYLTFFGAGKAVYQYNEKNKLKFILSGYHTQEQEYYDILAQYRLGEVDANIGSETFGDVVFTRGIGSQLNHARNDLDALIVNAEVKGFHEINEKSQIEWGAKFTLEDIRDRLVEWEVVDSTGFSLPDPDLNYQNDQPYNPYVGPLAPYQNIRATNFTKINRFSGYTQWNYRGNIGTHEYWLNAGVRTHQWQVTADGRPDGDSQITFSPRAQFAFKPDWSKDMMFRLSGGLYHQPPFYRELRDYNGTVQTNVKAQQSIHVVLSNDYSFKMWSRPFKLISEAYYKNITDVNTYTIDNVRIRYRANNNAEAYAYGFDARLNGEFVPGTESWFSFGYLKTEENQDGKGFIARPTDQRLKFGMLFQDYMPNIPNLKLYLNLVYNTGLPGGAPSYVEDSYAYQMRLNDYRRADVGFSYVFKDEGIKSTKTWLKPFNEFSLGLEIFNIFNNQNAITNTWVRDVYTKSQYGIPNYMTTRVFNIKLIARL, via the coding sequence TTGAAAAATATATTTTTTGTACTATTTGTTGGTCTGTTTTCACTAACGGTTTCGGCTCAAAAGGCTAGGGTAAAAGGCGTTATTTTAGATGAATTCAATAATCCTGTTGAAAATGTAACGGTAAAAGTTGGTGATAAGGGAACGGTTACTAACGAAAACGGATTTTACATTTTGGAAATCGATGCTAATAAAAAAGTAACTATTACATTTTCGCATGTTTCGTTAAAAAAAATCACTTTAGAGATAAATTTAAAACCCAACGAAGATTTTGAATTAAATCCTGTGATGAATTCAAAAGTTGAAGAATTTGGTGAAGTTTTGGTTACGGCAAATAGTAAAAAACGTATTGAAGGTATCACCACCATTGATCCTGTAATCATTAGAACTATTCCAGGGGCAAACGCAGGTATTGAGAATATCATAAAAACTTTACCTGGTGTATATTCTAATAACGAATTAAGTACTTCGTATGCTGTTCGTGGTGGTAACTACGATGAAAACTTGGTTTATGTAAACGAAATTGAAGTTTATCGTCCGTTTTTAATTCGTTCAGGTCAGCAAGAAGGTTTGAGTTTTACGAATACCAATATGGTGCAAAATGTAGATTTCTCTGCTGGAGGATTTCAATCGAAATTTGGCGATAAATTATCATCTGTTTTAGATATTACTTATCGAAATCCAAAACGTTTTGGCGCTAGTTTGGAAGCAAGTTTATTAGGCGGAAGTTTAACAGTTGAAGGTGTTTCTAAAAATCAAAAATGGAGTAACATTACAGGTGTTCGTTACAGAGATAACAGTTTGTTAGTCAACAGTCAGGAAACAGAAACCAATTTTAGACCCACTTTTTTTGATGTTCAGACTTTGTTGAATTTTAATGCTTCAACCAAATGGAACTTTAGTTTTCTCGGAAATATTTCGCAAAACAGATACAATTATCAGCCTTTAACGCGTCAAACCAACTTTGGTACTATTGATCAACCTATTGCTTTGTTGGTATTTTATCAAGGACAAGAAAAGGATAAATACCTAACTTTTTTTGGTGCCGGAAAAGCCGTTTATCAATACAATGAGAAAAATAAATTGAAGTTTATCCTTTCCGGATATCATACACAAGAACAGGAATATTATGATATTTTGGCGCAATATCGTTTAGGTGAAGTGGATGCAAATATCGGTTCGGAAACCTTTGGAGATGTTGTTTTTACGCGCGGAATAGGTTCGCAATTAAATCACGCTCGCAACGATTTAGATGCTTTAATCGTAAATGCAGAAGTTAAAGGTTTTCATGAAATTAATGAAAAATCGCAAATTGAATGGGGAGCCAAATTTACGCTTGAAGATATTAGAGATCGTTTAGTAGAGTGGGAAGTTGTGGATTCTACAGGATTTTCGCTGCCTGATCCAGATTTAAATTATCAAAATGACCAACCTTACAATCCTTATGTTGGACCTTTAGCACCATATCAAAACATTAGAGCGACAAATTTTACTAAAATAAATCGTTTTTCTGGTTATACACAATGGAATTATAGAGGAAATATCGGAACACATGAGTATTGGTTAAATGCAGGTGTTAGAACACATCAATGGCAAGTTACTGCTGATGGAAGACCAGATGGTGATAGTCAAATTACATTCTCACCAAGAGCTCAATTTGCTTTCAAACCTGATTGGAGTAAAGATATGATGTTCCGTTTGTCAGGAGGTTTGTATCATCAACCGCCATTTTATCGAGAACTTAGAGATTATAATGGTACAGTACAAACGAATGTAAAAGCCCAACAGTCGATTCATGTAGTTTTAAGTAATGATTACAGTTTTAAAATGTGGTCGCGACCTTTTAAACTTATTTCAGAAGCGTATTACAAAAATATTACGGATGTAAACACCTATACTATTGATAATGTTCGCATTCGATACAGAGCTAACAATAATGCTGAAGCTTATGCTTATGGATTTGATGCGCGTTTGAATGGGGAATTTGTTCCAGGAACAGAATCTTGGTTTAGTTTTGGCTACTTAAAAACTGAAGAAAATCAAGATGGAAAAGGTTTTATAGCGCGACCAACTGATCAAAGATTGAAATTTGGTATGTTGTTTCAAGATTATATGCCTAATATTCCAAATTTAAAACTGTATTTAAATTTAGTTTATAACACAGGATTACCTGGCGGTGCACCATCTTACGTAGAAGATTCATACGCTTATCAAATGAGATTGAACGATTATCGCAGAGCTGATGTTGGTTTTTCTTATGTGTTTAAAGATGAAGGCATCAAGTCGACAAAAACTTGGTTGAAACCTTTTAATGAATTCTCTTTAGGATTGGAAATTTTCAACATATTCAACAATCAAAATGCGATTACGAATACTTGGGTTCGCGATGTGTACACGAAATCTCAATACGGAATTCCTAACTACATGACCACTCGTGTTTTCAATATCAAATTAATTGCTCGATTGTAA
- a CDS encoding M23 family metallopeptidase, translating to MKFVLAFLFIPFIIFSQDYPQDYFQSPLDISLDLSGSFGELRSNHFHSGLDFKTKGIEGLPVYAAGDGYISRIKISTFGYGKAIYITHPNGYTTVYGHLQKANGAIESYIKNKQYKEQSYEVEMYLYPTELPVKKRDIIAFTGNTGGSGGPHLHFEFRNTKSEEILNPMQFGFKKIINDERKPVIQGVVAYPLDSTVVNKSQKPIAINFSKQSDGSYLSTKIQSNGKMGIGINAYDFCTNAYNKNGLYKVKAYLNGVLYYQYGFDGFAFDESRYINNFMDYERFHLMGQRVQKLFQLSDYPLSIVAGNKKDGTIKVQPGANYTYRVEVFDFHGNKVELVIPIEFYYAQATIKNTVQKTPYYVKAKNESIFEKNNVTVQIPENAFYNNFYLNFDVSNDILTLHDDSVPVHKNITVTFSDVQGLTEEQMAKTYIATLDGYKLEYNKTYRKGNTFSIRTRTLGKFKLAQDTTPPRIYNVNFVEGKTIKDQKTISVSITDLHSDIDTYNGYINGKWILLEYDYKTKKLVHNLDDNICVQGRNDLKIVVTDNLQNSTTFESYFFR from the coding sequence ATGAAATTTGTATTAGCCTTTTTATTTATTCCGTTTATCATTTTTAGCCAAGATTATCCTCAAGATTACTTTCAATCTCCTTTAGATATTTCATTAGATTTATCAGGTTCGTTTGGTGAACTTCGAAGCAATCATTTTCATTCCGGTTTAGATTTTAAAACAAAAGGTATCGAAGGATTGCCTGTTTATGCTGCTGGAGATGGTTATATTTCACGTATTAAAATTTCTACTTTTGGTTATGGAAAAGCAATTTATATAACACATCCAAATGGTTATACTACTGTATACGGACATTTGCAAAAAGCCAATGGTGCTATTGAGAGCTACATAAAAAATAAGCAATACAAAGAACAATCGTATGAAGTAGAAATGTATTTGTATCCTACTGAATTGCCTGTTAAAAAAAGAGATATTATTGCTTTTACTGGAAATACCGGAGGAAGTGGTGGGCCACATTTGCATTTTGAATTCCGAAACACAAAATCGGAAGAAATTTTAAATCCAATGCAATTTGGTTTTAAGAAAATCATTAACGATGAACGAAAACCTGTAATTCAAGGTGTGGTAGCGTATCCTTTGGATTCTACAGTGGTAAATAAATCACAAAAGCCTATTGCAATTAATTTTTCTAAGCAATCCGACGGAAGTTATTTGAGTACTAAGATTCAGTCTAATGGGAAAATGGGAATTGGAATAAATGCGTATGATTTTTGTACCAATGCCTACAATAAAAACGGATTGTATAAAGTAAAAGCGTATTTAAATGGTGTTTTATATTACCAGTATGGGTTTGATGGATTTGCTTTTGATGAGTCGCGTTATATTAATAATTTTATGGATTACGAGCGTTTTCATTTGATGGGACAACGTGTTCAAAAATTATTTCAATTATCCGATTATCCGCTTTCAATTGTTGCAGGAAATAAAAAAGATGGAACCATTAAAGTGCAACCAGGCGCTAATTATACTTATAGAGTAGAAGTGTTTGATTTTCATGGAAATAAAGTAGAATTAGTCATTCCAATTGAGTTTTATTATGCGCAAGCCACTATAAAAAATACCGTTCAAAAAACACCTTACTACGTAAAAGCAAAAAACGAATCTATTTTTGAAAAAAACAATGTAACGGTTCAGATTCCTGAGAATGCGTTTTACAATAATTTTTATTTAAATTTTGATGTTAGTAATGATATTTTGACGCTTCATGATGATAGTGTTCCAGTACATAAAAATATTACCGTTACTTTTAGTGATGTTCAAGGATTAACTGAAGAACAAATGGCTAAAACGTACATCGCTACTTTAGATGGCTATAAGTTAGAATACAATAAAACTTATAGAAAAGGCAATACGTTTTCGATTAGAACGAGAACATTAGGTAAATTTAAACTGGCTCAAGATACTACGCCACCTAGGATTTATAACGTAAATTTCGTTGAAGGTAAAACCATAAAAGATCAAAAAACAATTAGTGTTTCAATCACTGATTTGCATTCAGATATAGATACTTACAATGGTTATATCAACGGAAAATGGATTTTGTTAGAATACGATTACAAGACAAAAAAGCTCGTACACAATTTAGATGATAATATTTGCGTTCAAGGAAGAAATGATTTAAAGATTGTTGTTACTGATAATTTACAAAATTCTACTACCTTTGAATCTTACTTTTTTAGATAA
- a CDS encoding cell division protein ZapA, which translates to MSEKLKIKISIADRVYPLTVDPSQEEGLRIASKKIDAMIKQFEQSYAVRDKQDVLAMCALQFAAQVEQKQINKSQDNESNITRLQSLDKKLSELLSK; encoded by the coding sequence ATGAGTGAGAAACTGAAAATTAAAATATCTATAGCAGACAGAGTATATCCCTTAACTGTGGATCCGTCTCAAGAAGAAGGACTTAGAATTGCTTCTAAGAAAATAGATGCTATGATAAAGCAGTTTGAACAAAGCTATGCCGTAAGAGACAAACAAGACGTTTTAGCCATGTGCGCTTTGCAATTTGCTGCACAAGTAGAGCAAAAACAAATCAATAAATCTCAGGATAATGAATCAAACATAACTAGATTACAAAGTCTAGATAAAAAATTGAGCGAACTTCTCTCAAAATAA
- the rny gene encoding ribonuclease Y has protein sequence MDILSIIIGIVVGLAGGFGIAKFLEKSNVSNLIKNAKKEAASILKDAKTEAEAAKKDKILQAKEKFLELKAEHEQVILARDKKMAEAEKRTRDKESQISNELAKTKKVNEEVENKIADYNTKIEYLEKKQQEIEKLHRSQVEQLEAISGLSAEEAKNQLVESLKAEAKTNAMSFIQDTVEEAKMTAQQEAKKIIINTIQRVGTEEAVENCVSVFNIESDDVKGRIIGREGRNIRALEAATGVEIIVDDTPEAIILSCFDPVRREIARLALHKLVTDGRIHPARIEEVVAKTAKQIDEEIIETGKRTVIDLGIHGLHPELIKVVGRMKYRSSYGQNLLQHSREVAKLCGIMAAELGLNVKLAKRAGLLHDIGKVPDTESELPHAILGMQWAEKYGEKEEVCNAIGAHHDEIEMKSLISPIIQVCDAISGARPGARRQVLDSYIQRLKDLEDIAFGFSGVKNAYAIQAGRELRVIVESEKVSDDAAVNLSFDISQKIQTEMTYPGQVKITVIRETRAVNIAK, from the coding sequence ATGGATATACTAAGTATAATAATTGGAATTGTTGTCGGTCTTGCTGGAGGTTTTGGAATTGCTAAGTTTTTAGAAAAAAGCAATGTTTCTAACCTAATTAAAAACGCAAAAAAAGAAGCAGCTTCGATTTTAAAAGACGCTAAAACAGAAGCTGAAGCAGCGAAAAAAGATAAAATTCTACAAGCTAAAGAGAAGTTTTTAGAATTAAAAGCAGAACATGAACAAGTTATTTTAGCGCGTGACAAAAAAATGGCTGAAGCCGAAAAAAGAACACGTGATAAAGAATCGCAAATTTCTAACGAATTAGCTAAAACTAAAAAAGTTAATGAAGAAGTAGAAAACAAAATTGCTGATTACAACACTAAAATTGAGTATTTAGAGAAAAAGCAACAAGAAATCGAGAAGCTTCACAGAAGTCAAGTTGAGCAATTAGAAGCTATTTCTGGCTTATCTGCTGAAGAAGCTAAAAATCAATTGGTTGAAAGTTTAAAAGCTGAAGCCAAAACAAATGCTATGTCATTTATTCAAGACACTGTTGAAGAGGCTAAAATGACAGCACAGCAAGAAGCTAAGAAAATCATCATTAATACAATTCAACGTGTTGGAACTGAAGAAGCAGTTGAAAATTGTGTTTCTGTTTTCAATATTGAATCAGATGATGTTAAAGGTAGAATCATTGGTCGTGAAGGTCGTAACATTAGAGCTTTAGAAGCTGCAACAGGAGTTGAAATAATTGTTGATGATACACCTGAAGCAATTATCTTATCTTGTTTTGATCCTGTAAGAAGAGAAATCGCTCGTTTAGCACTTCACAAATTAGTAACTGATGGTCGTATTCACCCAGCTCGTATTGAAGAAGTAGTTGCTAAAACAGCTAAACAAATTGATGAAGAAATCATCGAAACTGGTAAACGTACGGTAATTGATTTAGGAATCCACGGATTACACCCTGAATTAATTAAAGTGGTAGGTAGAATGAAATATCGTTCATCTTACGGACAAAACTTGCTACAACACTCAAGAGAGGTAGCGAAGCTTTGTGGTATTATGGCCGCTGAATTAGGATTAAACGTTAAATTAGCAAAAAGAGCTGGTTTATTACACGATATTGGAAAAGTTCCTGATACTGAAAGTGAATTACCTCACGCAATTTTAGGTATGCAATGGGCTGAGAAATATGGTGAAAAAGAAGAAGTTTGCAACGCTATTGGAGCCCACCACGATGAAATTGAAATGAAATCATTAATTTCTCCAATTATTCAAGTATGTGATGCTATTTCTGGAGCACGTCCTGGAGCAAGAAGACAAGTATTAGATTCTTACATTCAGCGCTTAAAAGACTTAGAAGATATTGCATTTGGATTTAGTGGTGTTAAAAACGCATACGCGATTCAAGCAGGTAGAGAATTACGTGTAATTGTAGAAAGTGAAAAAGTATCTGATGATGCTGCAGTAAACTTATCATTTGATATTTCACAAAAAATCCAAACGGAAATGACTTATCCTGGTCAAGTAAAAATTACTGTAATTAGAGAAACTAGAGCAGTAAATATTGCCAAATAA